One Pseudorasbora parva isolate DD20220531a chromosome 4, ASM2467924v1, whole genome shotgun sequence genomic region harbors:
- the arl6 gene encoding ADP-ribosylation factor-like protein 6 produces the protein MGLFDKLAGWLGLKKKEVNVLCLGLDNSGKTTIINQLKPSNAQAQDIVPTIGFSIEKFRTSSLSFTVFDMSGQGRYRNLWEHYYKEGQAIIFVIDSGDKLRMVVAKEELDTLLNHPDIKHRRIPILFFANKMDLRDALSAVKVSQLLCLENIKDKPWHICASDAVKGEGLQEGVDWLQDQIRAMKT, from the exons ATGGGGCTTTTTGACAAGCTTGCAGGGTGGCTGGGTCTGAAGAAGAAGGAGGTGAACGTGCTGTGTTTAGGTCTGGACAACAGTGGAAAAACTACTATCATCAACCAGCTAAAGCCATCCAAT GCTCAGGCTCAAGACATTGTCCCAACTATAGGCTTCAGCATAGAAAAGTTTAGGACATCAAG TCTTTCTTTCACAGTGTTTGACATGTCAGGTCAGGGGAGATACAGAAATCTGTGGGAGCACTATTACAA GGAGGGTCAGGCCATCATTTTTGTGATTGACAGTGGAGATAAACTAAGAATGGTGGTGGCAAAAGAGGAATTGGATACCCTTTTGAATCACCCag ATATTAAACACAGAAGGATACCTATACTATTTTTTGCCAACAAGATGGACCTCAGGGATGCGTTGTCAGCAGTAAAGGTCTCTCAGCTCTTGTGTCTGGAAAACATTAAGGACAAACCATGGCATATCTG TGCTAGCGATGCAGTGAAAGGAGAAGGACTTCAGGAGGGTGTAGACTGGCTGCAAG ATCAAATCAGAGCGATGAAAACGTAA